The Roseibium sp. Sym1 nucleotide sequence CGAACGGAGTTCGGCCAGCTTCGCGGCCAGCGCGCTGTCGCGCGTCGACGTTGCGCCCCCTTCACCGCAGGCGATGGTCTTGACCGGATGGAACGAAAAGTTCGCCATGGTCGAGTGACGGCAATCGCCGACCGTGAAGTCACCTTCGGATGTGGAATACCTGCTGCCGATTGCATGACAGGCATCCTCAACGATCGCCGGCGGTTCGTCCTGCGGAAAACGTGCCGCGATCGACGCAAGCTCTTCCATCGGGGCGACATGTCCGCCCAGATGCACCGGCAGGATGGCCTTGACTTTCCGGCCATCCGCCCGGGCCAGCGCTTCTTCCAGGTCCTGCGGGCGCATCACGCCGCTTTCAGGGCAGACGTCAGAGAAAATCACATCCGCGCCGACGTAACGCACCGCGTTTGCCGTCGCCAAAAAGGTAACGCTGGGTACGACACACACATCGCCCGGCCCGACGCCAAGCACCAGCATCGACAGATGCAACGCGGTCGTGCCGTTGGCCGATGCCACAACGTGCGGGTCGCCAAAGGCTTGCGAGAGGGCGGCCTCGAACCCCGCCACGGCCGGGCCTGAAGTCAGATAATCGCTGCGCAGGACATCGCAAACGGCTGCAATGTCGTCTTCGTCGATCGTCTGACGGCCATAAGGCAGGAAATCAGCCATTCATCACGCCTCGCACTCAAGAACCAAGAGCGGTAGCAATCGGTTTACAGGCTGCTTTTGCTGAGCAGATCTTCCAGGCCCGACGCGTCCAGCCATTCGGAATTGTTGTCACTTGTGTAACTGAAACGGTCGGTGACGCGTTTGACATGCGCCAGGTCCAGGTAGCTCTCGCGATTGAACTCGTTGAACGCGGGCTCGATGGCATAGCGATCCGGAAACTCCACGGTGACATAGGAGTCGTCTTCCGAGATCATGATCTCGTGCAACTTTTCTCCCGGACGGATGCCGACGACCTTGTGGGGCAGGCCTGGTGCCAGAACCTCGGCAAGATCCGTAATCTTCATGCTCGGGATTTTCGGAATAAAGATTTCGCCGCCGCGCATCATCGCAAAGGAGGAAATCACGAAGGCAACCCCCTGTTCGAGCGTGATCCAGAAGCGGGTCATGCGTTCATCGGTGATCGGCAGCTCGGTCACGCCGCGCTCAAGAAGGCCGCGGAAGAAGGGAACGACCGACCCGCGCGATCCGACGACATTGCCGTAGCGCACAACCGCAAATCGCGTTCCGATGTTGCCACTGAAATTGTTGGCCGCGACAAAAATCTTGTCCGAGGCGAGTTTGGTGGCTCCGTAGAGATTGATCGGGTTCGCGGCCTTGTCGGTCGACAGGGCGACAACATGTTTCACGCGATTGGCCAGCGCCGCGGACACGACGTTTTCCGCACCCTGGATGTTCGTTCGCACGCATTCCTGAGGATTGTATTCGGCGGCCGGCACCTGCTTGAGCGCCGCGGCATGCACCACATAGTCCACTTCGCGCATCGCGAACTGGAGCCGGGCCTGGTCCCGCACGTCGCCAATGAAAAATCGGACGGCGCGGAGTTTTTCCGGTGGGAAAAGCGCCTGAAGCTCCTGGTTGAAATCAAACTGCTTCAGCTCGTCACGGGAAAACACAATAATCTTGTGCGGACTGTGGTGCCGCAGAACCGTTTTCACGAACTGTTTGCCAAAGGACCCTGTGCCTCCGGTGACCAGAATCGTGGCATCATCGAACTTGGCGGAATGTTCGGCGTCAAAAATTCGATACATGTAAAACTACTTCTCTTTGCTCGGCCACAGGCGGCGCTTCCATCCCGCATTAACCAGGACGTGTCAAGTGGACACGCCGCGGGAAATCAAAAAATCCGGTGTCTCGGCGATTTGTCGCTGTATGAATTCCAGGGTGTCCCTGGCTGAAACGACGACGACGCTGCCGCGGCCAATGGGTTTCGTTGCCACGATCCCGGCTTTGCGTGCCAGATCGTCAAACTGTTCGAACCTTGCGGTTGCACCCGGGTCATTCATGTCACGACAGAAGAACACGATCTCGGACGGCTGCCATTCGACGCCGTTCCACAACTCGCCCGTCATCGCCCTGTCCTGGCGGTACGGCACGTTTAACGTGCGTTCAACGTAATGAATAAACGTCGATCCGGCATCAAAGTTGATGTTGCAAACCTTACCGTCGGCAGCAAGGAAGCGCTCCCAGAAACTGTCGGCTCCGAAGCATGTCTTCGACACGTGTTGTGTAAGCTGCTTGCTCAACGCGCCGACGGCAGCGACCGAAAACATCGGCTCGACCGATCTGCAGGCGTCCGGCATCTTGCGGACGTATTCGGACAGAGCCCCACAGTCCGAAGGGGTGGCGGCGGGATCGAATCGACGCTCGGACTTGTCGGAGCCGAATGAATAACTGAAGGTCGGGACAACGAGGGTTCCCTCTGGTCCAATCACGTCGATCAGGGCGCCCACGGTGCCGGCGCACAGTTCATCGAGAGAGCGAACCCCCTCCATCCTGCCCGAGTAACCGACATTGGAGTGAACAAAGATAACGTCGCCTGGCCCGACGCCGCATTTCGACACTGCGTCGGCGACATCCGCTGCCGTGTAGGAGCCCGTCATGATACCCGCTTGTCCCGGATAATTTCGGCCAGTCCGGACACCTGTGAAAAGGACCGGTTCTGAAAATCGTCCTCGTCGAACTTTATGTCGAATTCCTGCTCAGCCGCCTCGATCAGCATGATGACCCCGAAGGAATCAATGTATTCGGCTGCGAAAAAGTCGGCCTTCTCCATGTCCTCGCCTGCCAGCGAAGCAAGCGTCGGGTTCTGCTCCTTGAACCATCCGATCAGCCATGAAAGCTCCACAGCGCGCTCCTGTACTTCGTTTTCCATTTGCTGCTCCCGTTATGCGATCCTGCCAAGACAACGAACGGGAGCCCCATCTCCCTCATGGATTTTCAGGGGCAGAACAAAGAGTTCAAATGTATCGACATCTCCAAGAGCCCGCAGGTTCGTCACATATTCCACGAGGATCACATCCTTGCCCAGCAGGATGTAATGGTTGGGCGAGTCGTTGTCCGAATTGCGGCCGTTTTTCGGATTGTCCGGCATCGGCGTGTCCATTGCCAACACCTTGACGCCGGCATCGACCAGAAACTGCGCGCATTCCTCCGACAGGTAGGGATGATCGGAATAATACGCCTCTGAATTGATGTGATCCGACCAGTCGAACCGCAGCATCAGCCGCCTTGGCGTCCTGCCGGCCAGACGCTTTTCCATTTCCGCCTTGCTGACTTCGGTGAACGGTCCGAAATCCGTCATGTTCAGCAGGACACACTCCCCGACGAACAGCTCTGGATCGAGTTCGTCGATGGTCTTGCCGCCGACGATGAAATGACGCGGCGCGTCCATGTGTGTGCCGGTGTGCGTTCCCAGAACCAGTTTTCTGGTTTCACGCTTTTCATAGTGAAGACGGCCCAGCTGGCTGATCTCCACAAGGGGATGCCAGTACACCGGGAACGTCGTCATCCCTTCGCGCAAGGTTAATGTGAGATCCACCACTTCAGACATTAGCTAAGGCCCTATTTCTTCGAAATTTCAATCAGCTCTATCAGTTCACCATTCGGCCCGGCGGCGAGCAGAATACGCAACGCCTTGCCATTGACACTCAAATGAAAAATCTCGCCCACGTGCCGCGCGGCGGCCTGACGCAGTTTCTCCGCGTCTCCTTCGATCGAAGTTGTCAGGCAGGCCAGGCACGGCCATCCGGCATTGTCCAGGAAATTTTCATTGGTCGCCGCGCCTTCTGCTGCCACCAGCAGCAGTTCAAGGCGCCATTTCGGCATGAGCGCCGGAAGTTTGACCACCGCCCAGCGCCGGCCGTTCTCGACACCCTGCCGGTCGGTCTTGCCGGCGAGCCCGGAGGTGAAAAAGGCAAGGCTGGCCTCGAGATCCGCGACCGCCAGCACGCCGGCACGCAAACAACTGTCCTCGTGTCCGGCACGCAGGTAACAGTAGGTGTCGAGTTCCTGCAGCGCGTGACGCACAAAGCCTTCACCGAAGGCTGCGGTCACGCATTTGCTTTCGCCGTCAGGGTCGGCAAGCTCCGCGGCTGCCGGCCCGGTGACCTCCAGAACAGGCGTGAACCCGTTCCGCGCCTCTTTCTGCAGGACATTATGCGCGGTCAGTTCGATCGCCGCGCCGCTCTGCGGATCGTAAACGGCAATGTCATGCAAGGGCCCATAGTCCGACAACAGCGGCCGTTTCTGAGGCGCGTTGGCAACCGCACGATCCACAAACCGTTCGGACAAGCCGAGCCTGTCGAGGGCACGCTGTCCCGTTTCCAGGTCAACACAGGCCAGTGCGATATGGTCGACCCCAACAATCATGATGCCGCCGGCCGCTCAAGGAGCCGTTTCTGGACCTTGCCGGTGGGCCCCGTCGGCATCGCATCGACGGGATAAAAGCGGACAGGCCGGCTAGCAGCCGCCAAGTCGCTCTGGGCGCTCTCCCTCAAGCGCTCGATCGCCTGCGCCACGTCGGCAGACTTCTCCAGTTGCACGAACGCGACGGGCACCTCGCCGTAAATGTCGTCGCCTTCTCCGACGACGGCCACCTCGACAACGCCAGGGACCGACTGCAGGCGCTCTTCGATCGCCGCCGGGCTGACGTTGATCCCGCCGACAACAATCAGGTCTTTCTTCCTTCCCGTTATCCGCAAGCGGCCCTTGTCATCGATTTCGGCCAGGTCTCCCGTCTTGAAAGACATCTTGCGGTCCAGCCGATCAATTTCACCCGTCTCCGGGTCAATGTAGCCGGCAAACAGGTAAGCCGTTTCAAGTTCCAGCTCCCGGTCGCTCGACCAGCTGCTACGAACGCCCGGCAGCAGCCGGCCAACGTTGCCAAAGCCTTCCGAGTCGTCATTGTCGCAGGACACCAGCAGCAATTCGGACAACCCGTAACTCTGCAATGGTCGGACGCCATACTGGTCCAGGAAGTCCTGCCCCAGGGCCGGAGCCATCGGAGCCGTGCCGACGAATGCATGTTCAAGAGCCCGCGCCGCGTAGTCCTTCGAATCCTTCGTCCGGTCCAGCTTCATCACCATGCGGAGCATGGTTGGCGACAGCCAGAAAGCCGTTGCGCGGTTGTCGATGAATTGACGCCAGAACGACAACGCCGTGCGCGGAAGCAGAGCCGGGGCCACGATGACGGCCCCTCCCGCCATGAGCGGGCACAAAATGGTGTTGAGAAGGCCGGCCATGTAGAACATCGGCATGACATGCATCATGCGCTGCGTTTCGTTGCAGCCCATCTGAACGTTGAAAGCTTGCGCATTGGCCAGCATGCGTTCGGCAAAGTGAGCAACCCCTTTCGGTCTGCCCGTCGTGCCGGAGGTGAAGTTCACCGAAAAAACATCGTCGTCGTCATAGTCGACGCCGGAAGGCTGGGCCTGCACGTCTTCCGCGGAGCCGTCGTCAAGCGCCGCCTCGAGGCTTGCCTGCAATGCGTCGGGATCGACGACGACATCGGGCCGGAAGACCGACTGAATATACTCGATGTCCTGACTTGGACTGTCGGGACTGACCGGGCAGATGATCATCCGGTGCCGGAGGCAGGCGAGGTAGAGCACCAGCAGTGCCAGCCCGTTCGGCAGCACGGCGAGAACCCGGCTCTGCGGACCGCCCCCCAGCCCGTACAGCAAGTCGGCAACCCGATCCGCCCCGCGCAGCAACTGGCTCCCTGTCACGGTCCTGCCGTCGACGAGAGACACGACTCTCTCTTCGTGCGCCGCAGCCTGGATCTTGGCAAATAGTGAGGAACGCAGCATCTTGTTGGCAGACCGTGTTAGAGAATGTCCTGCTCATGACCGAAATACTGGCGGAGCGGGAAGCGGTGACGGTAGTTGTTCTCGGTGTTTTTGGCGGAGATCTTCCGGGCAAGCTCGTCGACCAGGTCCACAGGTGCGACGTCTCGTGTTTCTTCGCACAGATCCATGATCAGTGCCCGCGGATCAACATTGTGGGTGATGCAAGCATCGCGGATGACGGACATGTAGCTGGAATGGAAACCGGCCAGACCGCAGGCCAAATCAACCGAATCCAGACCGACCTGTGTCAGGAAGGGCCGCACAAGAAGCTCGGAAGTGTCCATGAGCCGGAACAGGTCGAAATTGTGCTTGTATCCCGATCTGTCGAGGATCGCGACGAAATGCTCCGTGATCGTGTTCCCCGTGCAGCGCCCCATGCCCTGCAGGGAGGAGTCGATAACCTCCACGCCCAGTTCCATCGCTTTCAATGCATTGGCATTGGCCAGCCCCAGATTGTTGTGGCCATGGAACCCGAGGGCAACGTCCGTGACGTTCTTGGTCTCGTTGACGTAGTCCTCGATCGTCTGCGGCAACATGTTGCCGGCGGAATCCACCAGGTAGGCGATATCCGCACCGAATGCGCCCGCGGTCGCGCAGGCCTGCGCGAACTCGGCGGGCGGGCGCGTGTAACTCTTCATGAAGTTGACGGCAACAAACAGACCGGCTTCCTTCGCCCGGGCAACGAAGGGCTCCGCAGCGGCAACCCGGTCGATCGAGACACCGACACGGACAAAACCCATGTCGTGATCAATGGCTGACTCGAGATCGGACATTTCGGCGATGCCAGGGATGCAGAACATGCCCCAGGACCCGTTCGTGACGACATCCGCCGCCGCTTTCATGTACGTTTCGTCGGTTTCGCGCGCCACGCCTTCGCCCTTGCGGCTCGCTCCCAGGCCGACACCGTGCCCGACCTCAATGAACTCGACCTTTGCCTTGTCCAATTCACCGGCGATCTGACGTGTGTCATCAGCGGAAAACTGAAAATTGATAACGTATGATCCGTCGCGGAGAGTGGTGTCCAAAAGCTTCATAACAGTGTCCTGCGCTCCAGCATTTCCTCCGCGTCATGGTTTCATTTGCAATCACAGAAAGCCGAGACGAGTTAGGTGATCCGGAGGGTGTGTTTCAACTAAGCGGAATTGCCACCCGATGCAAGCATAGGCGGCAGGTATTCCGGGGTTCGTCTCCGGGAAGCTCCCTTCATGTGCCGGTTGCGCAACGCATTCTACACCGCGGTTCCATGCCCCTGCTTGAACGCACGGTAGCGTTCGTAGTCCTCTTCCGTCGCAACACCCTTCTCACCCGGTGTGAAGCTTCGCAGATATTCATCCGCCATTTCCTGCACCCAGGGATCGCCCGGGCCTTGCCACCTTTCGATATCTTCTTCATTCCAGAAATAGTGACCGACCGGATCGTTGGTGGCTGGACGGGGACAATACCGATAGGGTGAAAACACCGTTTCGCCGCCCATCTTCTTGAGATAGTCGATTGCCAGACCGGCACTTTCGGCATCCTGGCTCAGAGTTTCCGGGCAGCGGATCATTCTCTCGTAGTCCGATCTGCTTTTCGGAGCGATAAGATTGACCGGGTAATCGATCACACCGAAATGTGCACAAATAACGACGGGCAATCCCCAGACGCTCATTTCCAGGCAGGACGTGCCATTCCAGAGAATGGCGACATCCATCATATCCTTGAGCCTGGAATTGTTGAACCAGTCATGGCCCAGGAGAATGACATTGTCGGGAATATCGGCGGTAATGCCTTCAAACAGCGTCTGTGTCAGATGGCGGGCAATTTCGGGGCGCAACTCGTGCGGATGTGGCTTGATCAGGACCAGCGCCTCGCTTTTGCGAGCACACTCGATGGTGTGGTTGACCCAGTCCAGAATATCCCTGTGCGCCGGTCCGCCGTCATAGGGCACACCCAGGTCGCATAGAACCTTGCCGTAGCACACAACGACCTTGCCGCCATTCAACCGGTGTTCACGAATACGCCGTTCCACGGCCGCAACAACGGGCGTCTGACCAACCACGCCAACGCGATCCGCCGTCAGCACGGAGTTCAGTCGCTTTTTCTCGACCTCGCTGTCCGCGGGCAGCTCGAGCATGTCCCGACGCACGATGAGGGGCGAACGGATGAACGGGCGCACCGTCATGTCCCGGACCGCCATGGTGGACGCGACCTTCGTCCCCAAATTGGAGAAGTAGTTCTCA carries:
- a CDS encoding phosphopantetheine-binding protein; this encodes MENEVQERAVELSWLIGWFKEQNPTLASLAGEDMEKADFFAAEYIDSFGVIMLIEAAEQEFDIKFDEDDFQNRSFSQVSGLAEIIRDKRVS
- a CDS encoding class I adenylate-forming enzyme family protein: MSLVDGRTVTGSQLLRGADRVADLLYGLGGGPQSRVLAVLPNGLALLVLYLACLRHRMIICPVSPDSPSQDIEYIQSVFRPDVVVDPDALQASLEAALDDGSAEDVQAQPSGVDYDDDDVFSVNFTSGTTGRPKGVAHFAERMLANAQAFNVQMGCNETQRMMHVMPMFYMAGLLNTILCPLMAGGAVIVAPALLPRTALSFWRQFIDNRATAFWLSPTMLRMVMKLDRTKDSKDYAARALEHAFVGTAPMAPALGQDFLDQYGVRPLQSYGLSELLLVSCDNDDSEGFGNVGRLLPGVRSSWSSDRELELETAYLFAGYIDPETGEIDRLDRKMSFKTGDLAEIDDKGRLRITGRKKDLIVVGGINVSPAAIEERLQSVPGVVEVAVVGEGDDIYGEVPVAFVQLEKSADVAQAIERLRESAQSDLAAASRPVRFYPVDAMPTGPTGKVQKRLLERPAAS
- a CDS encoding 4-hydroxy-2-oxovalerate aldolase; protein product: MKLLDTTLRDGSYVINFQFSADDTRQIAGELDKAKVEFIEVGHGVGLGASRKGEGVARETDETYMKAAADVVTNGSWGMFCIPGIAEMSDLESAIDHDMGFVRVGVSIDRVAAAEPFVARAKEAGLFVAVNFMKSYTRPPAEFAQACATAGAFGADIAYLVDSAGNMLPQTIEDYVNETKNVTDVALGFHGHNNLGLANANALKAMELGVEVIDSSLQGMGRCTGNTITEHFVAILDRSGYKHNFDLFRLMDTSELLVRPFLTQVGLDSVDLACGLAGFHSSYMSVIRDACITHNVDPRALIMDLCEETRDVAPVDLVDELARKISAKNTENNYRHRFPLRQYFGHEQDIL
- a CDS encoding VOC family protein gives rise to the protein MIVGVDHIALACVDLETGQRALDRLGLSERFVDRAVANAPQKRPLLSDYGPLHDIAVYDPQSGAAIELTAHNVLQKEARNGFTPVLEVTGPAAAELADPDGESKCVTAAFGEGFVRHALQELDTYCYLRAGHEDSCLRAGVLAVADLEASLAFFTSGLAGKTDRQGVENGRRWAVVKLPALMPKWRLELLLVAAEGAATNENFLDNAGWPCLACLTTSIEGDAEKLRQAAARHVGEIFHLSVNGKALRILLAAGPNGELIELIEISKK
- a CDS encoding AAC(3) family N-acetyltransferase, producing the protein MTGSYTAADVADAVSKCGVGPGDVIFVHSNVGYSGRMEGVRSLDELCAGTVGALIDVIGPEGTLVVPTFSYSFGSDKSERRFDPAATPSDCGALSEYVRKMPDACRSVEPMFSVAAVGALSKQLTQHVSKTCFGADSFWERFLAADGKVCNINFDAGSTFIHYVERTLNVPYRQDRAMTGELWNGVEWQPSEIVFFCRDMNDPGATARFEQFDDLARKAGIVATKPIGRGSVVVVSARDTLEFIQRQIAETPDFLISRGVST
- a CDS encoding cyclase family protein, which encodes MSEVVDLTLTLREGMTTFPVYWHPLVEISQLGRLHYEKRETRKLVLGTHTGTHMDAPRHFIVGGKTIDELDPELFVGECVLLNMTDFGPFTEVSKAEMEKRLAGRTPRRLMLRFDWSDHINSEAYYSDHPYLSEECAQFLVDAGVKVLAMDTPMPDNPKNGRNSDNDSPNHYILLGKDVILVEYVTNLRALGDVDTFELFVLPLKIHEGDGAPVRCLGRIA
- the pseB gene encoding UDP-N-acetylglucosamine 4,6-dehydratase (inverting), translated to MYRIFDAEHSAKFDDATILVTGGTGSFGKQFVKTVLRHHSPHKIIVFSRDELKQFDFNQELQALFPPEKLRAVRFFIGDVRDQARLQFAMREVDYVVHAAALKQVPAAEYNPQECVRTNIQGAENVVSAALANRVKHVVALSTDKAANPINLYGATKLASDKIFVAANNFSGNIGTRFAVVRYGNVVGSRGSVVPFFRGLLERGVTELPITDERMTRFWITLEQGVAFVISSFAMMRGGEIFIPKIPSMKITDLAEVLAPGLPHKVVGIRPGEKLHEIMISEDDSYVTVEFPDRYAIEPAFNEFNRESYLDLAHVKRVTDRFSYTSDNNSEWLDASGLEDLLSKSSL
- the pseC gene encoding UDP-4-amino-4,6-dideoxy-N-acetyl-beta-L-altrosamine transaminase codes for the protein MADFLPYGRQTIDEDDIAAVCDVLRSDYLTSGPAVAGFEAALSQAFGDPHVVASANGTTALHLSMLVLGVGPGDVCVVPSVTFLATANAVRYVGADVIFSDVCPESGVMRPQDLEEALARADGRKVKAILPVHLGGHVAPMEELASIAARFPQDEPPAIVEDACHAIGSRYSTSEGDFTVGDCRHSTMANFSFHPVKTIACGEGGATSTRDSALAAKLAELRSHGMVRDAERFQNRNLAFEGDEANPWFYEMQEIGYNFRITDMQAALGISQLRKLPEFVARRRALVAAYNGLLQECGPLIQPNAALANSSPAQHLYAARIDFGAAGRTRAQVMAALRNEGIGTQVHYIPVHTQPYYRALYGDQVLPGAEGFYSKTLSLPLFPAMETADVERVVRALKNAVGVNS